CTCAAAATACACGAAAGATTAGGCAACAAGCTGTGGCCAGATCTCTTATATTTTACCTCTATCCCATATTCCACCTTAACTCCTGTGTTTTAGAGTGATGCCTTCTGTCATTTATTGAGattatttgttttccttctttagaGCCTGATAGGAGCCCAAGGTTGAAAGACATCGTTTGACAGATGGTCTCTCTACTACTTCTCCTTGATCTTTGCCTCTACTAATTATCTCCTTTGAGATTTGATGTTAAACCATCAATAAATTACCCATATTCACTAGCAATATACAAAGAAATGAAGGGGATTTTTTGACAGTTATCACAAGTAATAGCTCACATATATGATCCCTACTACAGAAATAGTGTAGATTTTTAAGGATAATTTCGAGTTCTGTTGAGTTTTTACACATGTGCAGAACAGAACACCACCACTGTCTCAAAGTCCAGGATGCAGTACAGGAGAGCATAAGAAGATGCAAGTTCTCAAGCTGTGACCCATCTTACCAAGAGCCTCCTGTGGGTAACCAGAGTCCTGATGCCTGTGAGAAAGGAAGACAGCTAGCCCTCCCATGTGCCTAAGTGGGGCATGTGCAAGACCAGAGACTTCAGATTCCACTGGGGGTTAACATACATTCTTTGCAGAACATATTTGAATACATGATGATGCTTGGACAAGATTCACTACAAGAAGAAATAGCAATGGACTACAAAGAGCTCTTTCACTTTTCCAACATCACTTCAGTGTCTGTGGCCCACCTGCTCCAAACACTGCCCTATTTCCCAACATCTCATTTGGCATTGACACGTGATATAATACCTTGGAACACTGAAGATCCTCAACACTCTCCATGAGAAGGGGGAACTTCCTCCCTTGTGGCAGAGGGTGTGTAAGAACTGTAACTGACTtaaacacaggatgtggtagGAATTTTGCTAGTGCCACTAAAACACAAAGCTTGACTCTTACAgatttaaatggaaagaaaaataactcagAAATATTATTAAGAGATTTAAATGCCAGACtgtttggaataaaaaaaaaaacgggaggaagaaaaatgtttaCCTTAAGAAGATTTTTAATATATGCTACAAAGAAACAGTTTCCAGACTTTTTAATCAGTAGCTAAAGATTCATTAGAGAAAATGTGGGCCTGGAAGGATGGCTCTGAGGTAAAGAATACTAGGTGCTCTTTTGAAAGATCTAGGTTCAGTTCTaatacccacatagcagctcatagCATTCTGGACCTCCAGTGCTTGGGGATTGGCCCTCTGCTCTCCACAGacaatagccacacacacacatacagtctgCCAAATCACTTATAGAACAAAAATAAGtacatctttctttaaaaatgtagaaagaaTGTGCCAACTAATCTCTCATTGAAACATTTGACcaaacacaagtgcacacacttcTGGTGTCAATGCATGATAAAAATGAACTGTTATAATACTGAAATATCAATTTTATCTATCAGATTAGGATGaggaatataagaaaaacattataCTACTTGTGTCAAtctgcaataaaaacataaattccAGTCCACAGTAAATTCACAAAGCAAAAAACTGCTTTCCCCCAAGGCTCAATAAACCTGGTGGTATGTAAATGACTCCGTGCAATTCCACAGACAGAGGAGTCTGGTTTCCAAATTCTCTGGTGTCTGTCCTCAAGTGAGACATCTGATGCTACCAGGGCTtgataagaaacaaaaaaagtgatCATAAAGCAATAAGAAAGTGAAAAGAGGGTGCAGAACAAACTTTGCTGTACTTAAAAAAGGCATTCTTCTCTAAGGATACATTGTGTGGTTCAGCATTCTGTAATGGCCAGTTCTGTACAGGACACTGGTAGGAAGGGTACAATGAGAAATTgcataataaaaatctttaacaTGAGCATGGTGGCCTTTGAGCATGCATATTTTAGAAAGTGCTACTTAGATTAATTCTGTGATGATCAGGAAAGACAATAATGAGTCTGAAGTATAAGATGTGCTTCTTAGCTCATAAATCACAGTCTACAGATGTTTTTAAGAGGTCATGTCCCATTATACAATTAcataagtatgtgtatatatatacatatacatacatacacacacacacacacacaaatatgtgtgtgtatgtgtgtgtagtttaaTATGTATGTAAAATAGTATTCTCGCTGCTTAGCTAATTCTTTTTGAGTCCTctatataaaaatcattttaacatATGAATAGTATTAATTAACATATAAATATGAGGTGGCATGTATGACAGGGGGACTCCATACAGAGAATGAAAACAGCATGAACTTCTGTAACTTTTGGTGTGTATGTACTGTGAGAAATGGGATGAAACACATAGAGAACAGTGGTCATGTAGGACATGATGACACTTCTTAAGATTGGGTACTAGCTTATGACCCTCTCACATTGTAGATGTCATTTCTTATAGATCAGTATTCATTTTCTGAAAGTAAAAACATTGCAGAATCTCAGACATGTGGAATGACACATGGCTTGAGGGTCCCAAGTATGGAGATGCTCCTGGACCACACTCTTGTGAAATATGTTCTAACACTTTGGCTTCTACCAAACAACTCACTCTAGCTTCGCTCTTACAAACTCTGTCTCTTAAACTCAATTCAATAGGGGCACAATGAGGCCATCTTACTTTCTCTATAATGGCCCCAAGTAGGGAGTTCACAATGTTACCTCACAGGAGGATGATTGATAATACCTGAATCATGCAAAGAACTGACTCTCCAGTCCACCTAGTCAAACTCTGCTCCAGACTATCTGAGGAGAGCATCCTGCaagttcaaaacataaaaatccttTGTTCAGTGAGCTTTTTAAATTACAAACTGCCTACCTCTTTACATCCCTGACCACTGGGACGTAAATActccagcagatgggaaacagggGAAGATAGCAAGGCCCCTTCATCATTATTAATGGGAGGGCTGATGTTACTGAACACACAAAGCAACATCATGATAGTAGGCTTCAGGACATTGGCACATCAAAGAGatcttgatgataacagactctCCCAGTTCCCATCAAAGAGTGCCTTCTCTAAGTGTGGACCTTTCTCTGCCCTATAAATGTATGCTGCCTATTCTTTCTCCACACATTGGGCTCCTGCTCACCAATTCTccaggtgactcacagccatgaAGACACttgtcctcctctctgccctcgtCCTGCTGGCCTTCCAGGTCCAGGCTGATCCTATCCAAAACACAGATGAGGAGACTAATACTGAGGAGCAGGCAGGGGAGGAGGACCAGGCTGTGTCTGTCTCCTTTGGAGACCCAGAAGGATCTGCTCTTCATGAAAAATGTGAGTAATGGTACCCAGTGTGATGGATGCCTGCATTCTCCCGAGGGAGGGATGAAGATGAGTCCTAGAATCCTGGTAGAGTAATGTGGCTCCCAAGGCAACTctattttaattccttttatattcataacagtagcaatgaGAGGAAAGTAATCTTAATTGAATTTCTTTCTTATAAGGCTTTTACTGCAAAAAGATACACATGGGAATTTCAACACTGACCGTACTCCAATACTCTGATTAGATGCCTATAGAACAGGATTAGTCTTGGGTATTagtagaaatttttctttctctaaaggAACTTTGAATCAATTTAAGAGTATACAAAAGAGTCTACACAGTGACAAAAGGAGCACAGAAAATAAAGACACCTCAGAATGGCTCTCAAGGGCATGACCAACACACCTGAAGTGTTTTTTTGGTTGAGATGTCCATGCTGAAGGCTGTACTGTGGCCAATGCAGCACATCCATGCTTTATCACATATCCCCATAGGATCACATACGTGCTTCCAACCTCAAAACTTAATGCCTGATTCTTTTTGTGTCTCCAGCGTCGAGAGATCTGATATGCTATTGTAGAAAAGGAGGCTGCAATAGAGGAGAACAAGTTTATGGGACCTGCTCAGGACGACTTTTGttctgctgccgccgccgccaccgccactGAACATGCAGATGACAGAGATATGACAACCATCAGCTCTGAGGCTACTGATGCTGGGGCCTGATAACCACTTCTCAATAAATTGTTTGCAATATGCTTCCTGTGAGTTTACATTCTTTGAATGTTTGCTAAAACTCTCAGACAAAACTTTGTATATAAACTATCAGAACCTTCAAGAAAACCTTTGCAATGAAtgaatactttaatttttaacttggAAAATACTGGCTCTAAATACTATCAATTTAAGGATGACTCCAGGTTCAGACACAAAATGTATAGAAAACTCAGAATTCTCATGATCCTCACATATGCCACTCCTGACTTTTGACTCTATCTTTAGGCAGTCTTGACTCACTACCAAACACATTGCCTATATGTTAAGAAAAACTACCCCTTTGGGTTTCAGGTGTACAGAGttctaaaatgatattttttaggAAGCTGCAGTATCCTTTAAAAGTATTGAAGTTTTTATGGACCAGGCCTGAATTATGCCTCTGGCTTCTGAACCGAGGGTTATTTTTGGCTCTGTGGTGACAACTTTTATCAATATTAGAAAAAGTTCGTCAGAGACAGAATGGGTAGGATGAAAAGCAGGGCATCCCACACTATAATCTGCATGTAATCTGCAGTGTCTACAGTCGAATAAGACAAAATACAGTTTCTATACAGAAAACATATACAGAAAGAGTACATGTCTAATGAATGCAATGTGCTCTACAAGATACACTCAAGTGACTTACCCTACAGCTTTGAAGGACTTAATGCAGCTTGGCAGAGATATGCAAGATAAATAAAGGAGTTGGTAGGCAGTTCTTGAAGCAGGGACTCCCATGATGGTACAGGGTGCTAAGGGTCAGACTATGAACTATCACACAATCCTTCAGGGAAAACCATGTCCTGATGAGGTGGTGACCTCTAGATTGCAGATTCTAGTAGCACAGATGGTGTGGGTTCCCAGAAGACATGGTTGTGGACACTCAATAGTGATAGAACCATACTAGGAGAATTGAATACCCTATCACACTTTGAGGAAGACAAGATGCTAGAAGCATCTTACTTGGTAGATCATAGCAACCATGGCAGAGACTAGCTCCACTGAGTGAACTAGGAGAGAAAGTCTAACTCTAGACATTATAACTCTTTTAGCCTCAAATACTAGAGAATTCCAATTATAGGATTGCAAAGGAAAGGCAGTTATCGTAGTCCCACAAGACATTTCAGACTTTAAATAAGTCACTTGTGACCTggacaaaataaatttaataattaacTCAATGTGTGTCATCCTTCTGAAATGTAATTATCTGAGGATATAGGTTCTCTGTTTCCAGGAACATTGAGCATAACTCCAGTAACTGTCAATCAGCAAACACATGACACAGCCACATTAGTCAACCTCTCTACTAATGTTCTCCAAGGACTCTCCTCTATTTTACATAGCTAAAAGTCTCTCTTGTCTTTGTCTCCGGAGTTTATTCCAACAGCTCTCCCAGTTGCAAATTCTTGACCCTGGATGCAATAAGCTCATGTATTCTTCCTTCCTCATTTACAATGTGGGGAGAATTTTTCTTGTAAAATGCAAGGTTTCAATGTTTTTAACCTGACCTATATCAGTGACGAAAATTCTAGATGCTTATTGGTAAGATTTTATGAGTGTATGTGGACATTGTGAATGATTAAGTTGGGAAAGTTTCTTATCTATCATCTCAGGTGTTTATACTTTGTTATGGTGAAACACCTAAATTCTACTGTACTAAGTGTTTTGAATTACCTATTCCATTACTATTTACAACCGTGTTGTTGTGTAATAATCCACCAAACTCATTACTCCTAACTAAATGTAATTTTGTACCCAGTGACCAACCTTGCCAGAATGAAGTAGTAAGTATACTATTATTGCCTGCCATTACATTGCTTTATATCTTGGATATGTGAGGTCTGGATATCGTGCTCTTAGTGTGTCTGGATATTACACACAAAGTATCCTCAGGTACCATTGCACATATTGAAAATCCCATCATTCTATGGCTGAGTAGTGTTCCACTGTGTGGAAGaccctggttctttgagaatttccctCAATAAAGGTGTTCTTTGAGTCAGCTCAGAACGATGATGCATAGGGTAGACAAAGAACACATGTACCCAGCATTTTCATGTCAGATGCTCTTTGTTAGCAATGATCACATATCCCTTGTGTATTAATTAGAGTATTGAATTCAGTTTCTGGAAACACCCCTGCTTCAGTATTTTCACACAAATACTTGAGAACCATAAGGAGGAATTCTGATTAGCAAAATTGGTtgattcagaaaataaaagtgttgccctggcttttttttcctttttttctttcttttcctcttggaTCTTATATGCTGGCACAAAGAATGAAAGGCAGTTCTAGAAAAGCTTTGTAGTCTAAAATTCTAGAATAATGacaaacacttgctagttttTATCATGTTCTAGCAATCACAAAGACCATACAGTCCACCCTACTAAATCCCTTCCCATGGACAGAGACCTGAACCACACATGGGTTGCACACTTGTCTTGCATACCCATTATAGAAAACTGGATATACAAAGAATAAGAAGTTGTTCATCAAGTCACCCCAAATAGTCCAGGACCTTATGCCTCTTATCTAGGATGTGCTTTGAGAGTCAGTCTTTAGAAATTAGGTGAAAAGATGAAGTCCCGACTTCCTCAATGCATTGACAACACAAAGTTTGATATTCAAAATAATCCACATAAGTCACACATGTTATCATTTTGAATGTACTTGAACATGCTCTCCTATCCTACAGCCCTGTAAAATATCATTACCAGAAGAAGTGGATTTCAAACAACACACATAAATGCGTTCTAACTCATATTTTCTATTTGGACATTGGTCAGTACCATGGGCACAGAGATGAGTGGATCTCTAGGATTTAGAGAGTTTATTACAGAAAACCTCTCCAGCATGGTTGCCTAGTCGGTACTGGTGTCAGGAAGAAGCCAAGAGCTGAAAAGAGGTGTGCAGAGGACATCCAAGTATCCTAGCTGAGGAGGGAGGGATCATCATGAACCTGTCTGAAGTAGAATGGGTTTTGATGAAGGATGTTTGGAAACattagaaaccaaaatattttccACAATAAAGGTACCGATAACAATTTCCATTATACCACTATTAGGGCCATCAGTTCTTTCCCTGTAGTACCCCTGAAAAGATTCAGAGTTCCTCAAAAAAGGGCATTTGTGTTCCTGTGTGAACATATGCCTTAGTTCATTTGGTCTTATATAGCAGGACACCATACAACAAGTCATATAATAATTGTATTTTGCATAGCAGTTGGTACCAATTTCCTATAGTTCTGGGGTCTATGAAGTCTGGGGTCAGATGAAAGTGTGAATAGATTTACTCTGCTCATTTCCCATTTTctgatttataaaattattacaatTTAAATTGAGTATATGATCTTTCAGGGTTTTCTGAGTTTGTAACACTGGGAGCTAGGATTTTTATTAAGAAAAGGTTTTACTTTATATGCccgagtacaggggaacgccaggggcaaaaagtgggagtgggtggataggggagtgggggcaagggtatgggggacttttgggagagcattggaaatgtaaatgaggaaaatacctaataaaatataaaaagaaaaaagaaaagattttagaTAATATCATTCTCATTCTTAAATTGAGTCTTCACAAAGGCATACACCACATATTAATTGTAAGCTGTCTTCTTCCTTTGATCACACCAAGCCAGAACAGTTCCCATCAACAAGGTCCTTTATTGAAAATGGgtaaggaatgaagaaagaaagagaaagatgggtCTGAGACTCTGTCTTTTATCCGAGCCTTGAAGTAGATGACCCAGGTAATCCCATCCACAGGTAATGCAGGTGAGACATGGAGAGAGTTTGTGCAGTGTTTGCCATGACAACAGACACAGTAGGTCCTTGTTGACTAGGGATGGCACCATCACTGGATTCATGGGCTAGCTGTAAACAGCTTCTGATACTAACACCAAATGTTAATGAAGTACATATAGTATGGATTTTCTACAGGGGACTGAAGTGAAAACTGAAGTGatggttctttggaaaatcagtttTGTTGGAagctgttttgctggggcaaacacgggTAAAACGCTGAGGCAGACTCTTGAAGGAacattttcctgaagcagacacaggagaaaggatgttctgctaaagcaagcatgtgaaaggacatgtgaggAAGGATTCTTCAcgcacaacacacatgtattggtccaccttacatggCTTTGCTGacctccatttgtcaggactccatgagGGAAATGGACCATAAAGCATCTTGTGGAGTGCTCTGACTATTTTGCAGCTTCAGTGGACAGGGGATAAtcagcagagtgatgtcagcaaGGGATGAGCATGTGTtcaggcaagacctgtggaggaaaCATGGTATATGGAGGGAATAAATAAGACTCGATGGACAGTGATgggggctgagctaggcttgcttgtagagctagctgtgcaactctTCTTGGTCTCAAGGCTTAGTAATCTTCATTTCCCTGAGAGCTGAGAACTCAGGGCATTCCTGCTGGTGCCTACTACTGACCTCCTACTGATGTGGATGAGGACTAAGTATCTATGCTAGGTAGTACCActactgctgattcctgtttacTATCCTGACTTTATCAAACTGGACTACTGATGCTTCGTTGAAGTGCTTGCAAGTGGATTGAGTTGTTTACTGCTAACCTTGCGAACTGAACTATAGATTTCAAGACAACACACATAGGAGTTGCTCCACTTCCAAAGTATCCTTTCTTATCCACTACCTCAGGTGGGTCGTGGGCTAAAAGTGAGCTTAACACATTTAAGAACCGTCATGAAAAATAAgggttggaaaaaaataaagttacaggGGACCTTGAGAGGAAAGTAGACTGAAGGAATATGATGGTATTAATAATCCCTGTGTAATAAAAAAGCAGATTAGGAGTGTACTCCTGGTCTGCTTCCTTTACAAAACATAGAGATGTGCTTCATCCTGTAACACAAGTCTTAAGTCAATGTCTTCTGGTGGACATCTTTTCGTGAAAATATGTACCATTGTTGGATCTAGAGACACAGAGGACATTAGGCACTAAATTTAGTCCTACTACACAGGAGCAGAGGATCTGAGAGAAGCTCCATGCTTAGAGGGATGGGTTTGCTGTGCTGGATACATCAGAGCAAGCAGCTGGAACAACTTTGGTGACAAGAATCAGAGGACCTACTGTTCCTACAAAGATGTTAGGATTTTGCTTACTGCCTTTTCTTGTAGGTGTTCCTGGAatgcccctcccctgcccttatgcttatacacactcatacacttctCAAATATTTCAGGACTCTTCTAATGGGCAGAGTGAAATAGACTCTGTCATTAAGCTTAAATATTGAACTATAATATGAACTACTCACAGTTTGCTCTCCTCTAACTTATAGTTAGTACATTTCAAACATATCTTGGAATCAAAGTTCATGGCAGAAGGAAATCTCCTATACATATTTCATTCTCAGGCTTGAAAGCACAGATGAGATATAAATAATCTAAAGatatttgtatattaatatttattacttatatatttatagttATGTTTATTATTATGACAGAGTAatttcagctgagacagatgatCCTACTAAGGCAAGACCCATGTCAACACATGTGAtttgttgtgtctgtgtgtgtttgtgtctgcgtgtgtatgtctgcgtgtgtgtgtatgtgtgtgtgtgtgtgtgtgtgtgtgtgtgtgtgtctgtctgtgtgtctgtgtatgtgtttatgtgtgtttctgtgtatattaAAACTTCTCCACTGGGGGTTTAGGGAGCTAATTCAAACaagattattttatattaaaggcAAGTTTATTGGGAAAAATCCTCCTGAGTGGGATAGTTCACTGGACCCAAGGACCAAGGTCAgagaagtcaccatggggaaaGTGAGGGGGagttgaggaggaaaagaaaaaaagagaaaggggttgaggagagagagagagacagagagacatagacaaagacaaagacaaagagagagcacAAAAATGTCTAGATCATATGGGGAAGAGCTCAGGAAAGAGCTGGTCACCCCCAGGTTCAGACAATTCAAACTtgagggcagggtatgccagggaGGGACTGAGGAAGGCCAAGAGAACCTGGCAACAAGGTCTGCTTCAATATATAAACTATGTACCTCAGTAACTGGTCCCATGGTCGGAAAACAAACACAtatgtacttatgtgtgtgtgtgtgtgtgtgtgtgtgtgtgtgtgtgtgtgtgtgtgtgtgtgtgtgctttgctaAAATTTTTATGAATCTAGTCCCTTATCTCTAGCTATCTTACATCTATGCTGTGTGGCCATTCACCTGCACTTTGATCATGTTAGGGTTCTCTACCCAAGAACTTCCTGGTCCAGAGATGCCTCAGGTTTTTCTCAGACAGCTGCTTTCTGGGCCCCTGACCCTACCAGGAAaataacagagaagagggtgaaccTCTCCTGCAGGATGAGCAAGCAGGAGGTAAATGTGTGAAGGCTAACTGGATGCAGAGGTCTCATGACTTTTTTGCCAGTAAAATATTAGTAATCCTCCAAAACACACAATCAGATGCAACTCACAGCAAGGACTTATTCTAGTCCAGCTAGCTCAGCACACCCACCCCAAAGCATCACCATCATGCAGGATGGTTTTGGTGTGGGGAAACCTGAATGTCTATGGGGTAACTAAGCAGCAAACAGGGAATATGattgcaagcatctaattggaaagttcCTGTGGCCTTTAATATAATTGGCTGCTGAtaggagtcatatcataaacttaacttctgctcccctctgcattggtcaTCCAATACATTGGTTGTAAGatgtgggcttgtaacctggggtgcAGGTTTTTTGGGGGAATAACTTGGAGACCTGCTTGCTGGagaacaattttctttttcccttaccCACACAACCTAGGCTACTCACATTAGAAGATGAGCAAGATGTTAACTAGAAGGAGAAAGATATCTGGTCTTGTTGAGGTtgtaacctggaaactctggttttgttggggattagcctagtgACTGGAGCTAGGAAAAAATCCatatgtttgcaagaccaatcagcctctctttctactgattgCCGATtaggccaccttctgatacatatgtagctagagactcTTATCTAATGAACAGACGAGTTGATAGAGAGAGAAGTAGCCAGAGCAGAGTGGTTTATCTCCTTGTATCTAACGTCCTCCTCACCCTTGATGCACACCAAATGCATCCTATACtatgcctggcaacctgagttcaagtctcagacACCAC
The Mus musculus strain C57BL/6J chromosome 8, GRCm38.p6 C57BL/6J genome window above contains:
- the Defa2 gene encoding alpha-defensin 2 precursor produces the protein MKTLVLLSALVLLAFQVQADPIQNTDEETNTEEQAGEEDQAVSVSFGDPEGSALHEKSSRDLICYCRKGGCNRGEQVYGTCSGRLLFCCRRRHRH